GCTCCGCCCTGTAACCAATACCCACCGGACCACGGCCACCCACAGCGTGGTTCAGGCGGGCATTTTTGCCGGCTTCAATACCCTGCTGTCGGGCCAGGTCACTGCCCCGACAGTCCTTCACATCCCGGAGCGTGGCCGTTTTCATATTCTGGTTGTTCATCCAGTTTTCCATCAGCTGCACCTCCTGCTCTGAAATATGAAAGGTCGATATCACCCGGCGTACGCCACAAACCCAACCAGCACGGAACTGATCGGCCCGGTGACGACGGGTGGCCAGCTTCAGCCGCTTGTTTTGCGTCTTCAGATATGCCGTTGTGGCATCCTTCAGCTGACGACACAGCACATCCCAGGCATACGCCGCCACCTCCGGCCGCTCACCGGTACCGTAAAAAACCACAATCCGACGATATGTACCGTCATTCGCCTCCCGCCAGGAGTAATACGCCCGGCACCCAAAAGCGTGGTTAATTGCCCAGACCAGGCTTTCCTGCCACGCCGGCACTTTCTCCGCATTTGACGGGGCGCCCTGCGTGGGGGCTTTCCGGATAGCGGAAAGGCCGGCCTCCTGTTCAGTGATGCCATATTGTTTCATCAGGCGTTGCGCCCGGCTGAGTGCCAGACCGGCTTCATGGGGATTACTGTTACGACGGCTCAGATCCAGCAGTTTTCGTACAAGGCTGACCAGTCGTTCCTGTCGGGTGTTATTCATCATTGTTATCCTCTTCAGTAAAGGTCACTTCCCGCTGCAGTTCGCGCAGGCGGCGCAGCACACGCATCAGGCGCAGCAACTTCATGGCATGTTCATCATCAAGCGTTGGTACGTCCTGTTGCGACGGCCCACCCGTCAGCACAGCATCAAGACCACAGGGGGAAGTTCGGGGCGGACAGAGCCCGGCAAGAGAGAGCAGCAGGGCTGCCGGGGCACTGCAGTGGTCACCAACGGCCCGGAACCCCGGGGAGGTATCACTGTCGCGGTCAGGCAGGATTTCATCTTCACAGCCCAGCTTTTCAGCCAGCTCCCACGCCAGCAGGAAGACGATATTCTGGAGATGCTCAATATCATCCTGATATGCAGGGATGGGCCAGATGGCATCGTCATCAATGGGAGATAACGTAGACACATCGTCGTCCCCGTCGTCATCCGACTCCCTCTCCGGTGCCAGCATCGACATCAGCGCCTCATCGCTGTCGCCAGTATTATCATCACTGTACGGCTCCGTAATATCCTCGCTGCCCCCGGAAATCACGGAGGCTCCGCCGTACATATCCGGCTGAATCTCAGTCCGTGGGGGGACAGTATTCCCGGGATCTGACGGTGGTTCTGAAAAGCCCGTCGGTGGTTCCTGCTGCTCCGGTGGTTCTGATTCTGACTGCTGTTCACCACCATCACCGTCGGTAGCGACAGATCCATCAGATATGGCCAACGTTTCAGGAAGAGGAGGCTTTTCATCAGGCTGCCAGTGACGTTTGGGGTCCAGCTCGATCATCCAGCGGTCATAGTTCAGCTCAGGATGCGGCAGCGCCTGCAGCAAATCACCAATCAGTTCGTCCCGGAACATATCCGGTGACCACAGTTCGGGAGAATCAAACTTGCGGCAGCACGCCCCGAATACGTCGGTAAAGCAGGCATCACTGCTGTCAGACAGCAGTACGAACTGTTCCCAGATCCGCTCCGCTTCCTGCCGCAGAGACAGAAGAAGCCGTATCTGAGGAGCACCCAGCCCGGACTCCAGCAGTTCTTTCATCCAGGGATAAAGATATCTGACGGTATCTTCCATACGGTTTATGGAAGAGTAATGAACCGGCAGTCCCTCCTGCGCGAGCAGCCCGGACAGCTCACGCAGTGAGACAGAACGACCGATTTCATTCTCATAAATGGTGCGGGCGTGGTGGACACCCAGCGCTTTCTCGATGAACGTCAGGTTGCCGCGGACTTCATTCTCCGCCAGATGCCCCACCAGACATTTCAGCCGGCCCGGCCAGGGTTTTACCAGCGTATGGATACGCCAGAATCGCTCATCACCAGTCTCCTGCCACAGCTCCTTCAGGATCTGATAACGGGTATTTCCGCCGTTGCTGAAAATGTATTTATCCGGATTATCCGGGTTACGGGTGACGATCGGCACCGAATCCAGTCCACTGGCGCGAATGGACGCCTTGATATCGTCATACAACGGGTTGCGGGTTATCCGTGGGTTATCGGGGTTCGGAGCCAGTTGATCCAGCGTCAGCACCATGGGAAGCAGCAGTACCCCAGCTTCCGTCGCACTGGATTCTCCGGCCGTGCTGGTTTTACGCCCCGGCTGCAGCATGGCCGCCCCGACGTTTGGGTTCTTACGGCTCATACGCGCCCTCCCTGATAGCCCAGGTCATAACCGCCTTCCTGAAAATCGGAGAAGAGCGTATACCGGCCATCAAACTTGACCTTCATTGTGCCGGTCGGGCCCTGACGCTGCTTGCCGATGATGACTTCTGCCACGCCGATGTCCATCGTACCAGGGTTGTAGACCTCATCGCGGTAGATAAACATGATGAGATCGGCATCCTGCTCCAGCGCCCCGGAATCCCGCAGATCGCCATTGTTAGGGCGCTTGTCCGCTCGCTGTTCTACCTGGCGGTTCAACTGAGAGAGTGCCAGAACGGGGCAGCCAAACTCTTTTGCCAGCGCTTTCAGCGCCCGGGAGATTTCCGCGATTTCCTGGGTACGGTTCTCCTGCTCCGGTGAACGCATCAACTGCAGATAATCCACCATAATGAGCGAGGGTTTACCGTATTTACGGACGTAGCGACGTACTCTGGCTCGCAGAGTGGATGGCGTCTGATAACTGGTGTCGTCAATTACCAGACGGTTATTCCAGGCCACAATCTCGCTCATGGCAGCAGACAAGCGGGCCCACTCTTCATCTCCCATTTCACCACTGCGCAACCGGGACAGCTCCACCCGTCCCAGCATCGCCATCAGACGCATACTCAGCTGCTCTGCCGGCATTTCAAGGCTGAAAATAAAGACGTGGGCGTCCGGACGTTCTCTTACCGCTGCGGCGCAGGACGCCAGAGCCAGAGCGGTTTTTCCCATCGACGGGCGGGCGGCCAGCAGCACCAAATCGCCCGGCTGCAGACCACAGGTTTTCTCATCCAGCTCCCGAAAGCCTGTGGGCGTCCCACTGCTCCCCTCCATCCCTGTCAGTGTTTCCAGGCGGCTGACCATCGCATCCATCACGTCATTGATGACCCGCTCCGTGCAGGTCTGCGCAATCTCCCGCTCAGCCAGGCGAAACAACTGGCTCTCTGTTGACTCCAGCAGGGTTGATGATTTTGCCCCCGGTGCCTGCACATCGGTAACCAGCATATTGCCTACCGCCTGCAACTGGCGCAGACGGCTTTTTTCTGCCACCACGCCGGCGTACGCCAGGATATTAGCCGCCGATGGCGTGTTTTTACTGAGTTCGGCCAGATACGCAAAACCACCTTTCGGTTCAAGAAGTCGCTGAAGCTCCATATGATTTGCGAGGGTAATTAAATCTAACGGCTGATTTTCTGCAGCTAACTCAGCCATGGACCTGTAGATGGCTCTGTGTTGGGCCACGAAAAAATCATCAGGTGCCAGCAACAGGACCACTTCGTCCCAGCGTTCGTTATCCAGCATCAGGCCACCCAGTACAGCCTGTTCTGCATCATAAGAGCAGGGAATATTGATATTCGTCATATCCCCTCCTCAGTCATAATCTTCAGTGCAGGGATGACTGAAGATGAATTTGACAATATCAGCCAGCGTTTCTGGCACGAGGCTGAACAGGAAAAACCTGAAGACCGGCAACTGAAATTCCGGCTGATGTGGCTGGGAGAATGGTTGCAGCGTACCCATAACTGGAGCATTCATGCAGATACCTCCCGCAGTGCACACTCCAGCACTTCCCGCAGGCGGGCAGACGCAATCAGGATCAGAGGCTCCCGATCGTAATACATCTTTCCGTTTCCACCTCCAGACTCCAGCAATGGCAGCCCGGCTGGCATTTGTGCTCCTGTGGACATAATGCGTAGGTCTGATTCATTCCACAGGTTGTATATATCGATAAAGCCCCTCGGAAGACCCCATTCCTCGGCCAGACGCTCGTAAATACGCTCATTTGCTGTTTCGTAATCAGGAGCATCAACAAACACGTGAATCTCTTCATGCCCTTTGTATGTATCGGTGGAATAAGCAACAGCACGCCAAATTTGATTACGGCTCATACACGCTCCCTCCGGGGCAGGACATTATCAAAGAGCACT
The sequence above is a segment of the Mixta intestinalis genome. Coding sequences within it:
- a CDS encoding ParB family protein codes for the protein MSRKNPNVGAAMLQPGRKTSTAGESSATEAGVLLLPMVLTLDQLAPNPDNPRITRNPLYDDIKASIRASGLDSVPIVTRNPDNPDKYIFSNGGNTRYQILKELWQETGDERFWRIHTLVKPWPGRLKCLVGHLAENEVRGNLTFIEKALGVHHARTIYENEIGRSVSLRELSGLLAQEGLPVHYSSINRMEDTVRYLYPWMKELLESGLGAPQIRLLLSLRQEAERIWEQFVLLSDSSDACFTDVFGACCRKFDSPELWSPDMFRDELIGDLLQALPHPELNYDRWMIELDPKRHWQPDEKPPLPETLAISDGSVATDGDGGEQQSESEPPEQQEPPTGFSEPPSDPGNTVPPRTEIQPDMYGGASVISGGSEDITEPYSDDNTGDSDEALMSMLAPERESDDDGDDDVSTLSPIDDDAIWPIPAYQDDIEHLQNIVFLLAWELAEKLGCEDEILPDRDSDTSPGFRAVGDHCSAPAALLLSLAGLCPPRTSPCGLDAVLTGGPSQQDVPTLDDEHAMKLLRLMRVLRRLRELQREVTFTEEDNNDE
- a CDS encoding DUF2786 domain-containing protein translates to MMNNTRQERLVSLVRKLLDLSRRNSNPHEAGLALSRAQRLMKQYGITEQEAGLSAIRKAPTQGAPSNAEKVPAWQESLVWAINHAFGCRAYYSWREANDGTYRRIVVFYGTGERPEVAAYAWDVLCRQLKDATTAYLKTQNKRLKLATRRHRADQFRAGWVCGVRRVISTFHISEQEVQLMENWMNNQNMKTATLRDVKDCRGSDLARQQGIEAGKNARLNHAVGGRGPVGIGYRAERS
- the dnaB-PI gene encoding SPI-7-type island replicative DNA helicase, whose product is MTNINIPCSYDAEQAVLGGLMLDNERWDEVVLLLAPDDFFVAQHRAIYRSMAELAAENQPLDLITLANHMELQRLLEPKGGFAYLAELSKNTPSAANILAYAGVVAEKSRLRQLQAVGNMLVTDVQAPGAKSSTLLESTESQLFRLAEREIAQTCTERVINDVMDAMVSRLETLTGMEGSSGTPTGFRELDEKTCGLQPGDLVLLAARPSMGKTALALASCAAAVRERPDAHVFIFSLEMPAEQLSMRLMAMLGRVELSRLRSGEMGDEEWARLSAAMSEIVAWNNRLVIDDTSYQTPSTLRARVRRYVRKYGKPSLIMVDYLQLMRSPEQENRTQEIAEISRALKALAKEFGCPVLALSQLNRQVEQRADKRPNNGDLRDSGALEQDADLIMFIYRDEVYNPGTMDIGVAEVIIGKQRQGPTGTMKVKFDGRYTLFSDFQEGGYDLGYQGGRV